The following are from one region of the Cinclus cinclus chromosome 7, bCinCin1.1, whole genome shotgun sequence genome:
- the ABCC2 gene encoding ATP-binding cassette sub-family C member 2 isoform X2 — protein sequence MDLVSGVLGALRRPPAITLGFPFLQEPISDLPRFILFFISYGLQLMLFFISGFSDIAPETKEIGKKNPEVTASFLSSITFEWYSSMVFKGYRKPLEIEDVWELKDKDKTKALYTAFEKNMKTTMQKARAELEKRERKKRHRGGDLDYGNSMSKAQSQDILVLEEKQPKKKKKKGDKEDSGPPKDYPRGWLLKTLGKTFQQNLLLAVAFKVVHDALVFVSPQLLKLLIAFVSNEDSFAWQGYLYAILLFLTALVQSLCLQQHFSLCFQLGINVRASLIAAIYKKSLTMSGATRKESTVGETVNLMSADAQRFMDAANFIHQLWSSPLQIILSIVFLWGELGPSVLAGIGTMVLLLPINAFLVAKAKTIQERNMKNKDERMKIMTEMLNGIKILKLFAWEPSFEKRVIDIRARELKNLVNFGYLQSVSVFVFTCAPFLVSLASFAVYVLVNENNILDAQKAFTAISLFNVLRFPMAMLPMVLSSLVQTNVSTARLERYLSGGDLDTSAIHHDPIAGSAVHFSEATFAWEQDGNAAIRDVTLDITPGSLVAVVGPVGSGKSSLVSAMLGEMENIKGHINIQGSLAYVPQQAWIQNATLKDNIIFGSELDEARYQKVIKACALLPDLELLPAGDQTEIGEKGINLSGGQKQRVSLARAVYSNADIYILDDPLSAVDAHVGKYLFENVLGPKGLLQKKTRILVTHSISFLPEVDNIVVLTAGAVSEHGSYSTLLANKGAFSQFLNLYGNQEEDVSEENTAAVALAGDEEEADEDVDPCLEERSDDVVTMTLRREASIHRRKLSHSLRKNSTSSQKKAQEEPPKKLKGQQLIEKEAVETGRVKFSMYVRYLRAVGWCLSFWTVMGYVGQYVAYVGTNLWLSDWTDDSVRYLNQTYPTHLRDLRIGVFGALGLSQALFLLFATMLSVWGSMQASRIMHQQLLSNILRAPMSFFDTTPIGRIVNRFAKDIFTVDETIPTSFRSWLSCLMAIISTLIVICLATPFFAVVIVPLSIFYYFVLRFYISTSRQLRRLDSVTRSPIYSHFGETVSGLSVIRAYGHQERFLKHNEITMDINQKSVYSWIISNRWLAIRLEFVGSLVVFFSALLAVIAKGTLEGGIVGLSVSSALNVTQTLNWLVRTSSELETNIVAVERVHEYMTVKNEAPWVTKTRPPRGWPSRGEIQFVDYKVRYRPELDLVLQGINCNIGSTEKVGVVGRTGAGKSSLTNCLFRVLEAAGGKIIIDDVDIATIGLHDLRNNLTIIPQDPVLFTGTLRMNLDPFDQYSDEEVWKSLELAHLRTYVQGLPEGLLHLVSEGGENLSVGQRQLVCLARALLRKAKILILDEATAAVDLETDNLIQTTIRSEFADCTVLTIAHRLHTIMDSNRVMVLQAGQIVEFDSPEKLLMKDGIFSAMAKDAGITTAETTAL from the exons ATGGATCTTGTCTCTGGAGTACTAGGGGCCTTGAGACGACCCCCAGCAATAACCCTGGGCTTTCCATTTCTGCAGGAACCAATCTCTGATCTGCCACGGTTTATCCTTTTCTTCATCTCCTATGGGCTCCAGCTGATGCTCTTCTTCATCTCAGGCTTCTCAGATATTGCCCCAGAAACAAAGGAAATCGGGAAGAAG AACCCAGAGGTGACAGCCTCCTTCCTGAGCTCCATCACGTTTGAATGGTACAGCAG CATGGTTTTCAAGGGCTATCGCAAGCCCTTGGAGATAGAGGATGTCTGGGAATTGAAAGATAAAGACAAGACAAAGGCACTTTACACTGCTTTTGAGAAGAACATGAAGACTACAATGCAGAAGGCCAGAGCAGAACTGGAGAAACGGGAACGCAAGAAGAGACACCGGGGAGGTGACCTAGACTATGGGAATAGCATGAGCAAGGCCCAGAGCCAAGACATCCTGGTCCTG GAGGAGAAGCAGccaaagaagaagaagaagaagggagACAAGGAGGACTCAGGCCCTCCCAAGGATTACCCCAGGGGCTGGTTGTTGAAAACCCTGGGCAAGACCTTCCAGCAGAACCTCCTGCTAGCGGTGGCATTCAAGGTGGTGCATGATGCACTTGTGTTTGTCAGCCCCCAGCTACTGAA GCTGCTGATTGCCTTTGTGTCAAATGAGGATTCCTTTGCCTGGCAAGGCTATTTATATGCCATCCTGCTCTTCCTGACAGCGCTGGTCCAgtccctctgcctgcagcagcacttcagcTTGTGCTTCCAACTTGGCATAAATGTGCGAGCCAGTCTCATCGCTGCCATCTACAAGAAG TCGCTCACCATGTCCGGAGCTACCCGCAAGGAGTCCACGGTGGGAGAGACTGTGAATCTGATGTCAGCTGATGCCCAGAGGTTCATGGACGCGGCCAACTTTATTCACCAGCTGTGGTCATCCCCCCTGCAAATTATCCTGTCTATTGTCTTCCTGTGGGGAGAGCTGGGCCCTTCTGTCTTGGCTGGCATTGGAACCATGGTACTGCTCCTCCCCATAAACGCATTCCTGGTTGCCAAGGCCAAAACCATTCAG gagaggaacatgaagaacaagGATGAACGCATGAAAATAATGACTGAAATGCTCAATGGAATCAAG ATCCTGAAGCTTTTTGCCTGGGAGCCCTCCTTTGAGAAACGAGTTATTGATATCCGGGCACGTGAGCTCAAGAACTTGGTGAACTTTGGTTACCTGCAGTCAGTCTCTGTCTTCGTGTTCACATGTGCCCCCTTCCTG GTCTCCTTGGCAAGCTTTGCTGTCTATGTGCTCGTGAATGAGAACAACATCTTGGATGCGCAGAAGGCCTTCACTGCCATCTCCCTTTTCAATGTGCTGCGCTTCCCCATGGCCATGCTGCCCATGGTCCTCTCCTCCCTGGTGCAG ACCAATGTGTCAACTGCGAGGCTGGAGCGCTACCTGAGTGGAGGTGACCTGGACACCTCAGCTATCCACCATGACCCCATTGCAGGCAG TGCTGTGCATTTCTCAGAGGCCACCTTTGCCTGGGAGCAGGACGGCAACGCTGCCATAAGAGA TGTCACCCTGGATATCACACCTGGGAGCCTGGTGGCTGTGGTGGGGCCTGTGGGCTCGGGCAAATCTTCGTTGGTGTCAGCTATGCTTGGGGAGATGGAGAATATCAAGGGACACATCAACATTCAG GGCTCCCTGGCCTATGTCCCCCAGCAGGCCTGGATCCAGAATGCCACACTGAAAGACAATATCATTTTCGGGTCAGAACTGGATGAAGCCAGATATCAGAAGGTCATCAAGGCCTGTGCCCTCCTCCCAGACCTGGAATTACTGCCTGCAGGTGACCAGACAGAGATTGGAGAGAAG GGAATCAATCTGAGTGGGGGCCAGAAGCAGCGGGTCAGCCTGGCCCGGGCAGTGTACAGCAATGCAGACATCTACATCTTGGATGATCCACTGTCTGCTGTAGATGCCCACGTGGGCAAGTACCTCTTTGAGAATGTGCTGGGGCCAAAAGGGCTGCTGCAAAAGAAG ACACGGATCTTGGTGACGCACAGTATCAGTTTCCTGCCCGAGGTCGATAACATCGTGGTGCTGACAGCAGGAGCAGTGTCTGAGCATGGCTCCTACAGCACCCTGCTTGCAAATAAGGGGGCCTTTTCCCAGTTCCTGAACTTGTATGGAAACCAGGAGGAGGatgtttcagaggaaaatacTGCAG CCGTTGCTTTAGctggggatgaggaggaggcTGATGAAGATGTTGATCCTTGCCTGGAGGAGCGCTCTGATGATGTGGTGACTATGACCCTGAGGCGAGAGGCCAGCATCCATCGGAGAAAATTGAGTCACAG CCTTAGAAAAAACAGCACCAGTTCCCAGAAGAAGGCCCAGGAGGAGCCCCCAAAGAAGCTGAAGGGACAGCAACTGATCGAGAAAGAAGCTGTGGAAACTGGCAGG GTGAAGTTCTCCATGTACGTGCGGTACCTGCGTGCTGTTGGCTGGTGCCTTTCCTTCTGGACTGTCATGGGCTATGTTGGACAATACGTTGCCTACGTGGGGACCAACCTGTGGCTCAGTGACTGGACTGATGATTCGGTGCGCTATCTGAACCAGACCTATCCCACACATCTGCGGGACTTGCGGATTGGTGTCTTTGGGGCACTGGGGTTGTCACAAG ctctcttcctgctctttgcaACCATGCTGTCTGTCTGGGGCTCCATGCAAGCCTCCCGCATCAtgcaccagcagctgctcagcaacATCCTGCGTGCACCCATGAGCTTCTTCGACACCACCCCGATTGGCCGCATCGTCAATCGGTTTGCCAAG GACATCTTCACAGTAGATGAGACCATTCCCACGTCCTTCCGCAGCTGGCTCTCCTGTCTCATGGCCATCATTAGCACACTGATCGTGATCTGCCTGGCCACTCCATTCTTTGCTGTCGTTATCGTTCCCTTGAGCATCTTCTACTATTTTGTGCTG CGCTTCTATATCTCCACGTCACGCCAGCTAAGGCGTCTGGACTCTGTCACCAGGTCTCCCATCTACTCCCACTTTGGTGAGACAGTGTCAGGCCTTTCTGTGATACGGGCCTATGGACACCAAGAACGGTTCCTGAAGCATAATGAGATCACCATGGACATAAATCAGAAGAGTGTTTATTCCTGGATAATATCAAATAG GTGGCTGGCCATCCGTCTGGAGTTTGTTGGGAGCCTGGTGGTTTTCTTCTCTGCGCTTCTGGCAGTGATTGCAAAGGGCACTTTGGAGGGTGGCATCGTGGGGCTTTCCGTCTCCTCCGCTCTCAAT GTGACCCAGACACTGAACTGGCTGGTGCGGACATCTTCGGAGCTGGAGACCAACATCGTGGCTGTGGAGCGGGTCCATGAGTACATGACTGTGAAGAATGAG GCTCCCTGGGTGACAAAAACGCGCCCACCACGTGGCTGGCCCAGCAGAGGCGAGATCCAGTTTGTTGACTACAAAGTTCGCTACCGACCTGAACTGGATCTGGTTCTTCAGGGGATCAACTGTAATATTGGGAGCACTGAGAAG GTTGGGGTTGTGGGCCGGACTGGGGCTGGAAAATCCTCCCTCACCAACTGCCTGTTCCGGGTGCTGGAGGCAGCTGGTGGGAAGATCATCATCGATGATGTGGACATAGCAACAATTGGCCTCCATGACTTGCGCAACAATCTCACCATCATCCCTCAG gaccCTGTGCTCTTCACTGGAACCTTGCGGATGAACCTGGACCCCTTTGACCAGTACTCAGATGAGGAGGTCTGGAAGTCCCTGGAGCTGGCTCACCTGAGGACATATGTGCAAGGccttcctgaggggctgctgcATCTCGTGAGCGAGGGAGGGGAGAACTTGAG TGttgggcagaggcagctggtgTGCCTGGCCCGAGCTCTTCTCCGCAAAGCCAAGATCCTCATCCTGGATGAAGCAACAGCAGCCGTAGATCTGGAAACTGATAATTTAATCCAGACAACAATCCGGAGTGAGTTTGCTGACTGCACTGTTCTTACTATCGCCCATCGCCTCCACACCATCATGGACAGCAACAG GGTGatggtgctgcaggctgggcagaTTGTGGAATTCGACAGCCCCGAGAAGCTGCTCATGAAGGACGGCATCTTCTCCGCGATGGCAAAGGACGCCGGCATCACCACTGCGGAAACCACCGCCCTGTAG